The Pagrus major chromosome 5, Pma_NU_1.0 genomic sequence agtggCCGTGTTTGGattatcatatttgtatttcAATATGAAGACAGTTGTTGCCAATAATCCACAGAGAATGAACAACTGTAACAGAAAAAAGACATATAATTTATGATAACACATGACAACATTTTGACAATTGTACAAAGACACCCGCTGTCATGAAGGCACACTGCACCCACATGGTCCTCACAAACCTGTTTGTAGTCCACCGGCAAGCACACGCACGTGcccacacatgcacgcacgcacacatgcatgcaccaATGAATGAATTTGCTTGTGGTTTTAAAGGGAATGTAAACATGAATTCGTCTTTTGGAAGTTGCAAGAGCTCAAGTATCTTTACGAGTAATAATACTTtgagactgagacacagagaaatCATGAAAGCAATCACATGGAACAGACAAAGATCAGTAATATATGATTTGTGAGAATAGTAGGGAACAAGAcagtagaaaaaacaaaaagcaacacacaaaacaaataaaaaaacaacatggcaaCTCATTCACAGTCTAATTTCAGTTTTAGAAATTCAGAcggtaaaacaaaaaaaggcagcTAATGAGACACACTAAATGGAAGAGGCTTCAGTTTCAACAAGCTGAATGTTAAATAGGCACAACAAATGACAACACAgcagaaaatcaaaacaaaataaatgttgtacaAAAATGGTTGTGGAAAACCATGGCAAAAAGTGAATGTCAATGACACGGAATATCTCAAAGAAAGAATAATGAAAGACACACTGGTTTCCGATAGTCCTtgggaaaacacacattaatccCACATATGTTGCATGAATAAGTTAATACAGTGTGAAAGGCCCTTTCATTATGTCAGTGATTCTAGCAAAGACTATGAACAAGCTGATCAGCCCTATTAGAGGAAACCAGAAATAAGTTGCATTGTTTTTAATCATGAGATTATTTACAACTATACAAGCTATACAAAGCAGAGGAGGTAAGAGCAAAGCAATAAAACTAACAGGTTATTCCTGTAGTCCTGActgcatacatactgtacatactgtacagaagGGACGTGTGCTCAGAGGGGTGCTAAAGGATGTGAGATGCTCTATGATATAGCACAGAATTATTAACTTGAGAAAAACAAGATAACTTAACAAATCTTGCCATACGGTGCTCTGGCCAAACACAATTTTACTTGAGTGACCATGGTATCTTTAACTCAGTTATTTCAATATCCTCAAGAGGCAGGTAAGGACATTCCCACATGCTTTCTGTGGTGTATCAACTGTAGTGTGATAAAGaacagaaaaagtcaaagaGAAAGTAAATTTTTTACAGACGACAAAAAGGGAAGgggttgaaagaaaaaaagtggccCACTCAAATGTCAAACAGTGCCACTTCTCTTCCTTGCTggacttttcatttcattttggctTTCCTTTGAACTTTCTGCGTCTTTCTCATCAAGCACCTCTTCATAGCATTCCATCCTTAACCACGTACCATACATGCGCTGAACTTTTATAAAAACCTCACACATGcacttttccttcactttcaaacTAACATCTTTTAAATATATCATCATTATCTTGCAGTGAAATAGTCTCTTTTATAATTATATAGTCAGTCATACTTCCCTTAGTTTTTTTCCATTCAAGTTATAGCTCAGCTGGATGACAATTTTTAGATTTCAGTATGTTGAGTCAGATTCTGAACAGCACCTTTCATCTACAGGCTGTTTCTTCTCCATTCATAAGGCTGGATCAGGGTTGACAGGTCAGGGGTTAGGCAGGGGTAGAGTTCTTCTCACTGGCCAGACTGGGTTTAGGGTCTGGTCTGTGGGGTTTGTGCTGAGGGCTGCTGCGAAGGTTGTCATCCATCTACAGTACAGGATGTCCAGTTTAGTCAGAggacacatacacatgcataaaATTATTTGACAATGACTAAGTGAGAGACACTTTATGTAAATTTTAGTCCAGCTGAGACTGTACCTGCCAAATGCAACCATGCAAAGAAGATAAAAGGAAAGCAGAAGCACCTTCTCTATCAAGTTGGACTCTTTATTTACAAGCTGCGTTAGTTTCTGGAGGTTGGCATCCATTGTTTCTTGAACAGGTGGGGGAGGACCTGTAGAGAGATGATGCAAGGGGACACCCAGAGAAGAAGGAGATAGCAGAGAGTCAGTGGAACAGGAACAGTGTTATAATAGAAGCAGATACAAAGAGCAAGCATGCTGTGAATCAAAGACGTGAGAAGACAGAAAGTGCTGATGAtgttagtttcttttttttgcttggACATAAAAACCTTCCCCATGATCATTCTGTGTAGATTTCCCCAAGCTCAAGCCCTGATAGTGTAAGTAATTCCAGTGTGCGCAGTGATCTTACAAGGGTGGTCCGAGCTGAAGTAGACTGCGAGGATGTTGTCACAGAAGCCTGTGATGTTATCCAGCTGTCTGAGGTGGCTCTGCAGTGGGCTACTGGGGAGACTGGCTTTGTAAAGTGGAGCcaaaaaaccaaacacaaagGCATCCAGACTGGTCGGcctacaaacacaaatgtatttacttGTAAATTTaggcacacacagagacaagcGATACAGAGCTATGTGACATCAAAGATTGTATACTCATATTGTTTATATATCCtgaattataattaataattttgtCTAAATGAGCATAGAAAAgcattttctaagtctgatttCTCCAGGATGATTTCCGAAATACACTTCATAAGACCCATTCCTTCACAGCCTTAATacatcatcatttcattttccatACTTCCAAAGAAATCCCAATTTGCATATCAAGTTTGGCCTATTGTGTATTGTGCTAGTTCCCAGTTTTGATGCCATTATTTTCCTATACTCACAagttaacaataaaaaaaacagcttaataTTTAATTCGAAAAACTAACACCTGCACGCAGACTCACAACcagaaatttaatttaatttaatttaatttcagacGACATTTCTATCCcagtcattttcagctgttAATTTTCCAATAGATTCTCACCTATGTGGATATGGTCcttcaaaaaacattaaagaacTCACGAGTTGCCAAAGAAGTAGTTTGCTGATCCCAGTCTGTAGGAGAGGAGATTCAGGCACTCTTTAGCATCACTGTAGATCTGAGGAAGACAATAAgaaagtttcagttttttgaaAAAGATAACTACACGGAGCAGACATGTTGACACAACATTTTGACTGATTAATCAGACAGATCAATATTTACCTTTCCCTCCACCTCAGTGATTCTGTGCAGAGGCGCCTCTCCTTTGGTTAGAAGGATGCGGGAGAGGGCAGTGTTGGCATGGCTACTAGGAACGAGAAAGTTAAGAGGGAATGGCGAGCGTGAGGCAAACCATGGCCTCGTCACATTGGCGTAGTTTTCTGCATCCACCCAGAAAGTGTGCAACTGTGAGACACAAAGCATCAATCTGAATGTTAACCCTCCTCACAGATACGTTCTTGTCAGCAATAAGCAGAAGAGAAATGGTGTTACCAGAGCAGGTCGTAGTTTTTCTTCAAGCAGAGCAATATATGCCATGGTGTCTGCTCCTTGTCTGGCTGACAGCTCATAGTCTGCATTAAAcctctgaaaataaaataaaataatcataaatatcACAGCATATCTATTTATTCTGCTGAATGGGTTTGGGGACATAATGACTAAGTGATGGATAGTGAGCAGCCTTCACATCCAGTCTTACCTGTTTCCTCAGGAAGTTGAGTATCTGTGTAGGTTCTTGAAGTACAGAGTTTCCACAGATCAACTCTGGGACTGTTGCTGCAAATTGAATGACAGGAAGATGAAGATATTATAATTCAAGACTATTTACAATGATTTAGTTAAATTTGAACACAACCAGACAATCCACAAAATCTTCAGCAATTAAGAGTATTAGAGCTGTCAAGTGGTCATGTGATTTTAGGCATGCGTTGTATTGTTGCATTATCTTCAAGAGCATTAAGGTTGCtcaaaatggtaaaaaaatacaaccatatTTTTCaacaatgtactgtatattcttAAGAAGTTATAGAATTCTCAGTCGACCACATCTGTATATCAAGCAATCCCCATGTGGTGTCTAGACAGCAATGTTATGAAATTCTGGTTTATAGGAAGCTGCGGCCCACCTGTTAGAGTTTTCCATGTCCAGTCTATCGGAGAAACTGTGAGTTTGGCTCCAGAAAACTTGGCGTATGCCTGAAAGAAAATCCACACTTGAATCAGGAAAGACGGTACAAGACAAAAGTTAGTCCATTTATGATTTAAAAGTCTGTCATAGATATAGAGCTCAAACTATTGATCCAAATACCAAAGCACTACAGCATACTTTGTTGAGGGAAACACTTCCTGAGCTGTTTACGGCTCTAATGCAGCACTGTAATGCTTAAATCAAGCCTAGGCTTAGTATGATAACAATCGTGTAATGAAGCAGAGTGCTTGCAGCAATCAAAGTACCCTCAGTAGGAGGTTGGCACAAACTCAGATTTGGTGCACACAATGATAATGATAACACTGCTGACCTGAAACAGCTTAATTTACAGAAAACCAAGCACAACTACAAGccagaaaataaaagcaccaaaaTAAAGGCAGTGAACAAAagactatttttatttttggataatttgttgattatattttaagaTTATTCATTTTTGTCTGACGAGCAATTCTCAATAagtcaattattttttattttccatatgATTTTTCTAGTTTCATAATTCCTATTTcctaaaatgtattcatgtcaCACCATGAATTCCTGTTTCTGGTTTGTAACACCAGTGACAACAATAGAAATAAATGTAGGACTATTCCTGACAAAGTCTGACACATTGTACTTCATAAATATATTTGAATGCCGTCAATAAACCCACAAAAAGGCATAATTATCACATAATATTTAAGTTGTGTGCTTTAAAAGGTGTCATAATTGTCAACATTATCCCAAGTGTCACCTTGTGGCATTAGTAGTAACTGCACCGACTTACTGAGAGACAACAACATGATTAAAAGGCAGCAAACACCTCAATGTTAATGTCCTGACAGGTTATTACTACCTCTACCACCGTCGATAGCAACCTGGCGAGAGAGTGGGCAATATACAAAGATAAATTAACATCGGAGCTTCAACAAGCTGACCTTGAAGGACCACATTTTTATTAGCCATGACAGTGACTTCTGACAAGCAGCCTCACATTAAGGACAGACCGTGCAGTCCCGGTTATTATGCTGCCGCTGAGCCAACATGAAGCTGAACTGAAAACCTGACTTTCTATCCTGCACATCGAGCTGAAAATGAGCAGCTAACAAGCAAACTGCAGTGGGTGAGTTAGCATGGAAGCTAACCAGAGATACACAGAGCAGCGGCAAAGAAAACCGCAGAAGAAGCCTTTCGTCTTAAAAGCAGGCCTGGATATCGTAACCGTATTTTTTATTACAAGCAGAGGATAACATTACCAGAACTACCAGAGACTCGCTGTGGACGGAAGGCAACCCCCAGTCTCCTCCCCAGCATCTCAGCTCCATGGCAGCCGCCATGTTTTGATTCATGGAAGGAGCCGGTGACGTCACGAGGTACCTGTCATATCAGAGCCTGCAGAGGTGAAAAGATCATTAGTCTGATGAAACATGTTCAAATGTCCTCTGTCATGCACTAAGATGACCTGCTAGGCACATTTATATTGACATGaaagaataaaactgtaaaatatgggtgaaaatattcatgtaaatgtgttttgagtGAGAGAATTCAGTCTCTGGCTGATGTCACTCAACTGTAATTGTTCATTCCCTGTTAAAACTTATTAGCTGTTTGTCAGCTTATTAGGGTGACGCTTTACATCACTTTAGGAGTCATGAAACTGGTAAGTAGTGTTGAGGTAATCATGACGGAATTAAGTAATCCTAGCAGCAACTCAGCATGATGCACCTTTATGAGATGTTGcacaaaaaaagtaaacataATGAGAAAGaatttatttacatgtaacaACATCAATTAGAAATCCTTAAAGTGTTTGGACGCACCAACTGCTGAGGAGATGTGTTATTcggtgataaaaaaaaatacttgttgCGACGTCAAGAATGACCTCACAATTTCAAATGCATTAATTATTTTAGGGGTGAAAATGTATCTACCAATTAATctataaacaaaaaatagaaatggaCCCTCACATACTAGTTTATTAAAATAGTCAGGTAAAGTCAATAATATTCATCTTAAAAATGACCCATTTGCCCCAAAGCTATGGTTGCAAATAAAGGTCTACACATGTGCAAATTTTATCTGTGTgcacaaaacatacaaatactTTCATTTTAGTATCAAGCGGTCACTTGTCAAGTATCATTCTAAAGTTTTATTAAGGGTTATGTGTTAACTACATTACTTTTCAGTAAATTCCTCACTCATTTCTTATGTCCAGTCATGATTTCTACTAGAAATATGTGTACCTAGTGCAAAATGTTaccaattaaacaaatgtttgttgAATCATATTTTAATTACAAGAATGAAACTATACTTATATTGATTTAATGCAGTATATCATTGTTTTGTCAGTAGTTTCAAGGCTGCAAGAGACTAGAGATAACATGATCCAATAGTCATATCAATTAGttgattttatacattttaaaacaagcagtaaaaagGCCTGTCTTGAAAGGAACAGTGATACACCATATGCTGTCATTTATATAGTGGCTGACATACTATATAACACGAATGGAACAAGTAACAAGttcaaatttagatttttccCTCCCATTTTTGTGGTATTTTACTTATTGTCAGCATGATGTCTGTCCCTGTGCTGATAGTCAGACTCAAGGCTGCCAGGTGTTTGTTCAGAGACTAGACATCCAGACAGAGACGGATGTACGGTGATAATGCACTGAGGGATGGTAAATGTCTCTCTTTGGCTTGGACCTGCAGCTGAGATGATGAAATGTACTTGAGGCTAGTAGAGAAAGCTTTAAGACGAGTACCAGACATCTAACGTGAAATGTTTCCAGGGTCCCAAGCCTAGCCCTCTTTATACTTCCCTTCTCACATTCTCCAACCGATGGAATTAAGAAAAAGCTTTGCAGAGGCAAGAGTTACAAGttggattaaattaaattgaaattaaaaacatatgGCATATAGTTCAACTGGCTTACTGGAGATGAGCTAAGAGATCAAATCCACATCTACGACAGAGGCTCATGATGTTTGTGAAAAACAATGGCCAGTTGGAATCAGGTTTTCCTCCCCTGAGACCACAATCCATTTCTAAACATTTTTTAGAGTTGGCTGACTGTATACAGACAGATTTAGAGTGCTTCCAATGGTTTTATAGTATATCACAAATCCCCAAAAGACTGTAGACGCAAATATTCAATGAATAAAAGCTTTATTGTGACTCTAATAAAATAGGATAGGatcataaatacacaaaaatttCACATTTAGCTCATGCACTTGAGGCAATGAAGTACTCTGACAAACCTTTTAGAATTAAATACCATACATTAtaccttttttgttgttatttctttgtttacaCAGTTTTCAGCATGTGGTAGTgctattaaaatgtattatatgaTCGAACTATAGTAGCAAggggacactcccacacacttAAAATAGTCCCTACACAGTGCCACCTTCTCAGCAGTAGAGTACAAAGACACTCCCCTTTGCTTTAAAAGCTGTGgctgtggcaacaaaaccatcTCACCTCTGCTGAGATTTTGCTTCAACATCTGGATTTGTCCATCATTCTGTTGGATcgttaaaataataatcacaaaataatcTGTGATACACTTATTGATCCACAAGAGGAAACTCAATCCTTTCTTCAGGAGCACAGCTTTTCCTGAGGTGTGTCCCATCCTGAAGCACTGACAATGGGTGTGTGGgctggagcagcagctctgtctctcGTGCTGCAACAGCTTGTGCTCACGGTCTCAGCTCAAGGCATTGGTAAGTACTTTTCACTTTCCATGCCTGTCAGAAAATCGTCTCATATGTGCCATAGATCAGCAGATGTTAAAAACCTCTTTAGATCACTTTCAAATAAGTCTGTTTCAGTAACTCTCTTTAGTATTCATGTATTCCTAATAATCGGATGCTTGATCTTACAACTTTCAATCTGCAGCAAGCTGTTAATAAAGAGGGTATTGCAGTTGATTTGTTTGGCATGAACCTAGCTTTTTTGTAGTCTTTTGAATCTGACATCTGGGATCCAGTAACAGTCTGACCTAAATAAGgccagtggaacaacatgaatTGCCATCCAAGAAAGTGCATGTGCAAAAGTTTGATTTGCCTGGAATCTGCACACAAATGTTTCCATATGATTTCCTGTCACTTCTTATTATTTTCCAGTTCAACTAATGGGCTACTAGCAAGCGtctttgtgtatctgtgtgaatgtgtcagtgCATGGGGGTGTGAGGTAGTAGGTTTGTTCCAGTGGAAAAGGTTTACTGCTGCTCCCTTCTGCAACTCCAGTCTGCCACTCTATAAAACACAGCAGGATGCGAACATGAAtgtgcgctcacacacacacacacacacacacacacacacacacacacacacacacacacacacacacacagacatgaacacacacataaatatgcaCTGTCACACATACTAAAGTACCATACTGACTCAGCAGTTACAATCCACAGTACACTGTGTGCCATAGCCATCAagacacaaactcagaaaacttttcatttatattGAGATAAAAGAAAGTAAGCACCTGTCAAAGTGTACCAGATA encodes the following:
- the mtx3 gene encoding metaxin-3 isoform X1: MNQNMAAAMELRCWGGDWGLPSVHSESLVVLAYAKFSGAKLTVSPIDWTWKTLTATVPELICGNSVLQEPTQILNFLRKQRFNADYELSARQGADTMAYIALLEEKLRPALLHTFWVDAENYANVTRPWFASRSPFPLNFLVPSSHANTALSRILLTKGEAPLHRITEVEGKIYSDAKECLNLLSYRLGSANYFFGNSPTSLDAFVFGFLAPLYKASLPSSPLQSHLRQLDNITGFCDNILAVYFSSDHPCPPPPVQETMDANLQKLTQLVNKESNLIEKVLLLSFYLLCMVAFGRWMTTFAAALSTNPTDQTLNPVWPVRRTLPLPNP
- the mtx3 gene encoding metaxin-3 isoform X2, with the protein product MNQNMAAAMELRCWGGDWGLPSVHSESLVVLAYAKFSGAKLTVSPIDWTWKTLTATVPELICGNSVLQEPTQILNFLRKQRFNADYELSARQGADTMAYIALLEEKLRPALLHTFWVDAENYANVTRPWFASRSPFPLNFLVPSSHANTALSRILLTKGEAPLHRITEVEGKIYSDAKECLNLLSYRLGSANYFFGNSPTSLDAFVFGFLAPLYKASLPSSPLQSHLRQLDNITGFCDNILAVYFSSDHPCPPPPVQETMDANLQKLTQLVNKESNLIEKMDDNLRSSPQHKPHRPDPKPSLASEKNSTPA
- the mtx3 gene encoding metaxin-3 isoform X3, producing MNQNMAAAMELRCWGGDWGLPSVHSESLVVLAYAKFSGAKLTVSPIDWTWKTLTATVPELICGNSVLQEPTQILNFLRKQRFNADYELSARQGADTMAYIALLEEKLRPALLHTFWVDAENYANVTRPWFASRSPFPLNFLVPSSHANTALSRILLTKGEAPLHRITEVEGKIYSDAKECLNLLSYRLGSANYFFGNSPTSLDAFVFGFLAPLYKASLPSSPLQSHLRQLDNITGFCDNILAVYFSSDHPYG